From Kineosporia succinea, the proteins below share one genomic window:
- a CDS encoding glycosyltransferase, whose product MPLGVAGVIVWSLWIYRWVLSRAYRPVSNLYRTSTSVVVPSFREDVEILRRCLATWLEQNPSELIVVPDVEDVECIEMLNRVGDPRLRVLPFAHQGKRSALGVGIRAARGEVLVLTDSDTAWEPGLLDAVQMPFQDPAVGAVATQQKVYKRWSSVWRVIADWIIDLRYYDYVPAMGRAGGVICVSGRTAAYRREAVLPVLPNLEHEFFLGRRCISGDDGRLTWLVLASGYQTVFQSSAQAMSMFPANFAGFVKQRIRWSRNSYRCYLTALWKGWLRDVPFVSKITVLQILLTPVTMGMALTYLVLSRMAPGWQGVVLALCWLMAGRLVRSVSHLRRHPADIILLPVVTLVVILISLPIKLYAFVTMNKQGWLTRNSDQIGGDGQDNASLGVSVDETGRGVVLDVR is encoded by the coding sequence ATGCCGCTGGGGGTCGCGGGGGTCATCGTCTGGAGCTTGTGGATCTACCGCTGGGTGCTGTCCCGGGCCTATCGCCCCGTCAGCAACCTGTACCGCACCAGCACGTCGGTGGTCGTGCCGTCGTTCCGTGAGGACGTCGAGATCCTGCGCCGCTGCCTGGCGACCTGGCTGGAGCAGAACCCGTCCGAGCTGATCGTGGTGCCGGACGTCGAGGACGTCGAGTGCATCGAGATGCTCAACCGGGTCGGTGACCCGCGTCTGCGCGTGCTGCCGTTCGCGCACCAGGGCAAGCGCTCGGCGCTCGGGGTGGGGATCCGGGCCGCACGCGGTGAGGTGCTGGTGCTGACCGACTCCGACACCGCCTGGGAGCCGGGGCTGCTCGACGCGGTGCAGATGCCGTTCCAGGACCCGGCCGTGGGCGCGGTCGCCACCCAGCAGAAGGTCTACAAGCGCTGGTCGAGCGTGTGGCGGGTGATCGCGGACTGGATCATCGACCTGCGGTACTACGACTACGTGCCGGCGATGGGTCGCGCCGGGGGTGTCATCTGCGTGTCCGGCCGTACCGCGGCCTACCGTCGCGAGGCCGTGCTGCCGGTGCTGCCGAACCTGGAGCACGAGTTCTTCCTGGGGCGCCGCTGCATCTCCGGTGACGACGGCCGGCTGACCTGGCTGGTGCTGGCCTCCGGCTACCAGACCGTGTTCCAGTCGAGCGCCCAGGCGATGTCGATGTTCCCGGCCAACTTCGCCGGGTTCGTGAAGCAGCGCATCCGCTGGAGCCGTAACTCCTACCGCTGCTACCTGACCGCGCTCTGGAAGGGCTGGCTGCGCGACGTGCCGTTCGTCTCCAAGATCACCGTGCTGCAGATCCTGCTCACGCCGGTCACCATGGGCATGGCCCTGACCTACCTGGTGCTCTCGCGCATGGCCCCGGGCTGGCAGGGCGTGGTGCTGGCGTTGTGCTGGCTGATGGCGGGCCGCCTGGTGCGCAGCGTCTCGCACCTGCGCCGGCACCCGGCCGACATCATCCTGCTGCCGGTGGTGACGCTGGTGGTCATCCTGATCTCGCTGCCGATCAAGCTGTACGCCTTCGTCACGATGAACAAGCAGGGCTGGCTCACCCGCAACAGCGACCAGATCGGTGGCGACGGCCAGGACAACGCCTCGCTCGGGGTCAGCGTCGACGAGACCGGCCGCGGGGTGGTTCTCGATGTCCGGTAA
- a CDS encoding DUF3180 domain-containing protein, producing the protein MRAARIGRALLIGVASAVIFWVLLDTWTGQGHEAPPLPWTSVFGVVALFLVVFAAGLPMRRWQRTDPGDRKDVRRPIDPLVAARTAVLAKAAAYGGAVIFGWYLAQGLLLLPDLVGDRLDRFILALIAAVSAVALSVTGFVVQKWCRVPPDDDESKSD; encoded by the coding sequence GTGAGGGCCGCCCGGATCGGCCGCGCGCTGCTGATCGGCGTGGCCTCGGCCGTGATCTTCTGGGTGCTGCTCGACACCTGGACCGGGCAGGGGCACGAGGCCCCGCCGTTGCCGTGGACCTCGGTGTTCGGTGTCGTGGCGCTGTTCCTGGTGGTGTTCGCGGCCGGGCTGCCGATGCGCCGCTGGCAGCGCACCGACCCGGGCGACCGCAAGGACGTGCGGCGGCCGATCGATCCGCTGGTCGCGGCACGCACCGCGGTGCTGGCCAAGGCGGCGGCCTACGGCGGTGCGGTCATCTTCGGCTGGTATCTGGCCCAGGGTCTGCTCCTGCTGCCCGACCTGGTGGGCGACCGGCTCGACCGCTTCATCCTGGCGCTGATCGCGGCGGTGTCCGCGGTCGCTCTGAGCGTCACCGGATTCGTGGTGCAGAAATGGTGCAGAGTGCCCCCGGATGACGACGAGTCGAAGTCTGATTGA
- the folK gene encoding 2-amino-4-hydroxy-6-hydroxymethyldihydropteridine diphosphokinase: MSSGMGFGPITSPSGRLLDQIRLSGVTARGTHGVFDFERREGQDFVIDVVLHTDIAPAAASDDLTKTTHYGELAGTVADIVRGEPVDLIETLAERIALACLQPPGVIAADVAVHKPQAPIEETFGDVVVAIRRERTVLLERAPAEPVPVVLALGTNMGDRLMILRGAVSDLRETEGLEVDVLSPVIQTDPVGGPEQPDYLNAVVLCTTTLSAYDLLAACNRIEAGFGRERTVRWGPRTLDIDVISYGDLRSYDEKLTLPHPRAHERAFVLAPWLAADPQASLLTERGTEKVTVLLDGAPDRISLRQRPELTLEHWA, encoded by the coding sequence GTGAGTTCCGGGATGGGCTTCGGCCCGATCACCTCGCCCTCGGGGCGGTTGCTCGACCAGATCCGGCTCTCCGGCGTCACCGCCCGGGGCACGCACGGGGTCTTCGACTTCGAGCGGCGCGAGGGGCAGGACTTCGTGATCGACGTGGTCCTGCACACCGACATCGCGCCCGCCGCGGCGAGCGACGACCTGACGAAGACCACGCACTACGGCGAGCTCGCGGGCACGGTCGCCGACATCGTGCGGGGTGAGCCGGTCGACCTGATCGAGACCCTGGCCGAGCGCATCGCACTGGCCTGCCTGCAGCCGCCGGGTGTGATCGCGGCCGACGTCGCCGTGCACAAGCCCCAGGCCCCGATCGAAGAGACGTTCGGGGACGTGGTGGTCGCCATCCGTCGCGAGCGCACTGTTCTCCTCGAGAGGGCTCCGGCCGAACCGGTGCCGGTGGTGCTGGCCCTGGGCACGAACATGGGTGACCGGCTGATGATCCTGCGGGGCGCCGTGAGCGACCTGCGCGAGACCGAGGGCCTGGAGGTCGACGTGCTCTCGCCGGTGATCCAGACCGACCCGGTGGGCGGCCCGGAGCAGCCCGACTACCTCAACGCCGTGGTGCTGTGCACCACCACGCTGAGCGCCTACGACCTGCTGGCCGCCTGCAACCGGATCGAGGCCGGGTTCGGCCGCGAGCGCACGGTGCGGTGGGGCCCGCGCACCCTCGACATCGACGTGATCAGCTACGGCGACCTGCGCAGCTACGACGAGAAGCTGACACTGCCGCACCCGCGCGCGCACGAGCGGGCGTTCGTGCTGGCGCCCTGGCTGGCCGCCGACCCTCAGGCCTCGCTGCTCACCGAGCGCGGCACCGAGAAGGTCACGGTCCTGCTCGACGGGGCGCCCGACCGGATCTCGCTGCGGCAGCGGCCGGAACTGACGCTGGAGCACTGGGCGTGA
- the folP gene encoding dihydropteroate synthase, which produces MGVLNVTPDSFSDGGRWLDPGAAVAHGLELRAQGADLVDVGGESTRPGAERVSEAEELRRTVPVVRALADQGVVVSIDTMRASVARAALEAGAVLLNDVSGGRWDTAMPALVAESGAPFVAMHWRGVQALGRAEHDLAARYDDVVAEVGAELTRALDELVAAGVDPSQVVLDPGLGFSKNAEHNWELLAHLDALAHLRRPVLVGASRKRFLGSLLAGPDAAPAPVEERDDATAAVSTLAALAGVWCVRVHAVRASVDAVRVGAAVRQHQRAGSGRTAGTAL; this is translated from the coding sequence ATGGGCGTTCTCAACGTCACGCCCGACTCGTTCAGCGACGGCGGGCGATGGCTCGACCCGGGCGCCGCGGTGGCGCACGGTCTGGAACTGCGGGCGCAGGGCGCTGACCTGGTCGACGTCGGTGGCGAGTCCACCCGGCCGGGGGCCGAGCGGGTCTCCGAGGCCGAGGAGCTGCGCCGCACCGTTCCGGTGGTGCGCGCCCTCGCCGACCAGGGTGTCGTGGTCAGCATCGACACGATGCGCGCGAGCGTGGCCCGGGCCGCCCTGGAGGCGGGCGCGGTGCTGCTGAACGACGTCAGCGGTGGCCGCTGGGACACCGCGATGCCGGCGCTCGTGGCCGAGAGCGGCGCGCCGTTCGTGGCCATGCACTGGCGCGGTGTGCAGGCGCTCGGCCGGGCCGAGCACGATCTGGCCGCGCGTTACGACGACGTGGTGGCCGAGGTCGGGGCCGAGCTCACCCGGGCCCTCGACGAACTGGTGGCGGCGGGGGTCGACCCGTCGCAGGTGGTGCTCGATCCCGGTCTCGGCTTCAGCAAGAACGCCGAGCACAACTGGGAACTGCTGGCCCATCTCGACGCGCTGGCCCACCTGCGTCGGCCGGTGCTGGTCGGGGCCTCGCGCAAGCGGTTCCTGGGCAGTCTGCTGGCCGGGCCGGACGCGGCGCCGGCGCCGGTGGAGGAGCGCGACGACGCCACGGCGGCGGTCAGCACGCTGGCCGCGCTGGCGGGTGTGTGGTGCGTGCGGGTGCACGCGGTACGGGCGAGTGTGGACGCGGTCCGGGTCGGCGCGGCCGTCCGGCAGCATCAGCGGGCGGGTTCGGGAAGGACAGCGGGGACAGCACTGTGA
- the ftsH gene encoding ATP-dependent zinc metalloprotease FtsH, which produces MDVKRLTRGPAIWVIVFVVLLIIGARVFAPNQYAKIDTFRAIELIEQGKVESATLIDGDQRIELTLKAGNEIKDKLQVEANYISQRGDEMVQLLKDNPPSEGFTDEVPRTSWWSSLLIGVLPLILLLAVFWFLMGQMQGGGSRVMNFGKSRARLVSKDTPKVTFADVAGADEAVEELHEIKEFLAEPAKFQAVGAKIPKGVLLYGQPGTGKTLLARAVAGEAGVPFYSISGSDFVEMFVGVGASRVRDLFQQAKENAPAIIFVDEIDAVGRHRGAGLGGGHDEREQTLNQLLVEMDGFDVKTNVILIAATNRPDILDPALLRPGRFDRQIAVEPPDMKGRVKILGVHSKGKPMAPDVDLEGVARKTPGFSGADLANVLNEAALLTARANARVIDDQALDEAIDRVIAGPQKRTRLMSDKEKKITAYHEGGHALVAAAMNNTEPVTKVTILPRGRALGYTMVLPQDDKYSTTRNEMLDQLAYALGGRVAEEIIFHDPTTGASNDIEKATGIARSMVTTHGMSERIGAIKLGRGSGEVFLGRDMGHERDYSEEVAGVVDDEVRRLIEAAHDEAYQVLIENRDVLDSLVLTLLEKETLNRAELAEIFAPVRKSPVRPVWLSSERRAVSDIPPVLSPAERRIGQNGTSPSTASANGHGAELGDLN; this is translated from the coding sequence ATGGACGTCAAACGACTGACGCGGGGGCCGGCGATCTGGGTGATCGTCTTCGTGGTCCTGCTCATCATCGGGGCCCGCGTGTTCGCGCCCAACCAATACGCGAAGATCGACACGTTCCGGGCCATCGAGCTGATCGAGCAGGGCAAGGTCGAGAGCGCAACCCTGATCGACGGGGACCAGCGCATCGAGCTCACCCTGAAGGCCGGCAACGAGATCAAGGACAAGCTCCAGGTCGAGGCCAACTACATCTCGCAGCGCGGCGACGAGATGGTGCAGCTGTTGAAGGACAACCCGCCGAGCGAGGGGTTCACCGACGAGGTGCCCCGCACGTCGTGGTGGTCCAGCCTGCTCATCGGCGTCCTGCCGCTGATCCTGCTGCTCGCCGTGTTCTGGTTCCTGATGGGCCAGATGCAGGGCGGCGGCTCGCGGGTGATGAACTTCGGCAAGTCCCGGGCCCGGCTGGTCAGCAAGGACACCCCCAAGGTCACCTTCGCCGACGTGGCGGGTGCCGACGAGGCGGTGGAGGAGCTCCACGAGATCAAGGAGTTCCTGGCCGAGCCGGCCAAGTTCCAGGCCGTCGGCGCCAAGATCCCCAAGGGCGTTCTGCTCTACGGCCAGCCCGGTACCGGTAAGACGCTGCTCGCCCGGGCCGTCGCCGGTGAGGCCGGTGTGCCGTTCTACTCGATCTCCGGTTCCGACTTCGTCGAGATGTTCGTCGGTGTCGGTGCGTCCCGCGTGCGTGACCTGTTCCAGCAGGCGAAGGAGAACGCCCCGGCGATCATCTTCGTCGACGAGATCGACGCGGTGGGCCGCCACCGTGGTGCCGGTCTCGGCGGTGGTCACGACGAGCGTGAGCAGACGCTGAACCAGCTCCTCGTCGAGATGGACGGCTTCGACGTCAAGACCAACGTCATCCTGATCGCGGCCACCAACCGGCCCGACATCCTCGACCCCGCCCTGCTGCGCCCGGGCCGTTTCGACCGCCAGATCGCGGTCGAGCCGCCGGACATGAAGGGCCGGGTCAAGATCCTCGGCGTCCACTCCAAGGGCAAGCCGATGGCTCCCGACGTCGACCTCGAGGGCGTCGCCCGCAAGACCCCCGGGTTCAGCGGTGCCGACCTGGCCAACGTGCTCAACGAGGCCGCCCTGCTGACCGCCCGGGCCAACGCCCGGGTGATCGACGACCAGGCGCTCGACGAGGCGATCGACCGCGTCATCGCGGGTCCGCAGAAGCGGACCCGGCTGATGAGCGACAAGGAGAAGAAGATCACCGCGTACCACGAGGGTGGTCACGCGCTGGTGGCGGCGGCGATGAACAACACCGAGCCGGTCACCAAGGTCACGATCCTTCCCCGTGGTCGCGCCCTCGGCTACACGATGGTGCTCCCGCAGGACGACAAGTACTCCACCACCCGCAACGAGATGCTCGACCAGCTGGCCTACGCGCTCGGCGGCCGGGTGGCGGAAGAGATCATCTTCCACGACCCGACCACGGGGGCCTCGAACGACATCGAGAAGGCCACCGGCATCGCCCGGTCGATGGTCACCACGCACGGCATGTCCGAGCGCATCGGTGCGATCAAGCTGGGCCGCGGCAGCGGTGAGGTCTTCCTGGGCCGCGACATGGGCCACGAGCGCGACTACTCCGAAGAGGTCGCCGGGGTCGTCGACGACGAGGTGCGCCGCCTGATCGAGGCCGCCCACGACGAGGCCTATCAGGTGCTGATCGAGAACCGCGACGTTCTCGACAGCCTGGTGCTGACCCTGCTCGAGAAGGAGACGCTGAACCGGGCGGAGCTGGCCGAGATCTTCGCGCCGGTGCGCAAGAGCCCGGTGCGGCCGGTCTGGCTCTCCAGCGAGCGCCGCGCGGTCTCCGACATCCCGCCCGTGCTCAGCCCGGCCGAGCGCCGGATCGGGCAGAACGGCACGTCGCCCTCCACGGCGTCGGCCAACGGGCACGGTGCCGAGCTCGGAGATCTGAACTAA
- the folE gene encoding GTP cyclohydrolase I FolE, with amino-acid sequence MADELDPADNAVDTGRIEKAVREILVAIGEDPDRDGLLDTPARVARAYAEMFAGLRQDPADVLSTTFDLGHEEMVMVRDIELYSCCEHHLVPFHGVAHVGYIPSADGRITGLSKLARLVDVYAKRPQVQERLTTQVADALVEHLRPRGVIVVLECEHLCMSMRGVRKPGSRTVTSAVRGQLRDPATRAEAMSLILAHTR; translated from the coding sequence GTGGCAGACGAGCTGGACCCGGCCGACAACGCGGTAGACACCGGCCGCATCGAGAAGGCGGTGCGCGAGATCCTGGTCGCGATCGGCGAGGACCCCGATCGCGACGGTCTGCTCGACACGCCGGCCCGGGTGGCCCGTGCCTACGCCGAGATGTTCGCCGGCCTCCGCCAGGACCCGGCCGACGTGCTGTCCACCACCTTCGACCTCGGTCACGAGGAGATGGTGATGGTGCGCGACATCGAGCTGTACTCCTGCTGCGAGCACCACCTGGTGCCGTTCCACGGGGTGGCGCACGTCGGCTACATCCCCAGCGCCGACGGCCGCATCACCGGGCTGAGCAAGCTGGCCCGCCTGGTCGACGTCTACGCCAAGCGTCCGCAGGTGCAGGAACGGCTCACCACCCAGGTCGCCGACGCCCTGGTCGAGCACCTCCGGCCCCGTGGCGTGATCGTGGTCCTGGAATGTGAGCACCTCTGCATGTCGATGCGTGGCGTGCGCAAGCCGGGCTCGCGTACCGTGACGTCCGCGGTGCGTGGCCAGCTGCGCGACCCCGCGACCCGCGCCGAGGCGATGAGCCTGATCCTCGCGCACACCCGCTGA
- the hpt gene encoding hypoxanthine phosphoribosyltransferase, with product MDASDMGTDLEKVLLTEEQIQNRLNELAEQIETDYAGQDVLLVGVLKGAIMVMADLSRTLHRSYETDWMAVSSYGSGTKSSGVVRILKDLDRDISGRHVLIVEDIVDSGLTLSWLIANLSSRGPASVEVCTLLRKPDAMKVDLKVRYVGFDIPNEFVVGYGLDYAEQYRNLRVVGTLAEHVYSS from the coding sequence GTGGACGCCTCCGACATGGGCACCGACCTGGAGAAGGTCCTGCTCACCGAGGAACAGATCCAGAACCGGCTGAACGAGCTGGCCGAGCAGATCGAGACCGACTACGCCGGCCAGGACGTGCTTCTGGTGGGCGTGCTCAAGGGCGCGATCATGGTGATGGCCGACCTGAGCCGCACCCTGCACCGCAGCTACGAGACCGACTGGATGGCGGTGTCGTCGTACGGCTCGGGCACCAAGTCGTCCGGGGTGGTCCGCATCCTCAAAGACCTCGACCGCGACATCAGCGGCCGGCACGTGCTGATCGTCGAGGACATCGTCGACTCCGGCCTGACGCTGTCCTGGCTGATCGCCAACCTGAGCTCGCGCGGCCCGGCCTCGGTCGAGGTCTGCACGCTCCTGCGCAAGCCCGACGCGATGAAGGTGGACCTCAAGGTCCGCTACGTCGGGTTCGACATACCCAACGAGTTCGTGGTCGGCTACGGCCTCGACTACGCCGAGCAGTACCGCAACCTCCGGGTGGTGGGCACCCTGGCGGAGCACGTCTACTCGAGCTGA
- the tilS gene encoding tRNA lysidine(34) synthetase TilS, whose protein sequence is MDDVTAVHVAVRDCLSDLTPAGRVLVACSGGPDSLTLAAVTVTTARAHGFAAGAVVVDHGWSPAASAAGSAAAHECRSLGLDPVELVRVHASGPGGPEAAARDARYRALDEAAARRGAAAVLLGHTLDDQAETVLLGLGRGSGARSLAGMPARRGVFRRPFLGVRREVVARAGQALGLHPWHDPANDDPVYTRVRVRQLAPALEQALGPGVAQALARSAAMLREDADALDALAAELVAVVTVSGELEDVPGRADRADRAGLEGRAGLDGRAGLEDGVVAGEPGVRAVVGPLRDALPALRRRALLELARRAGCPSGGLGHRHALALERLVLTGRGRVDLPGGVLARVDRGPGPRLSLCRRIVAG, encoded by the coding sequence ATGGATGACGTCACCGCTGTGCACGTCGCGGTGCGGGACTGTCTGAGTGATCTGACCCCGGCCGGCCGGGTGCTCGTCGCGTGCAGCGGAGGGCCGGACTCGCTGACGCTCGCGGCGGTCACGGTGACCACGGCCCGCGCCCACGGGTTCGCGGCCGGGGCGGTGGTGGTGGACCACGGCTGGTCGCCCGCGGCCTCGGCGGCGGGTTCGGCGGCGGCGCACGAATGCCGTTCGCTGGGGCTCGATCCGGTGGAGCTGGTGCGGGTGCACGCGTCCGGCCCGGGGGGTCCCGAGGCGGCCGCCCGCGACGCTCGGTACCGGGCGCTGGACGAGGCGGCGGCGCGCCGGGGAGCCGCCGCCGTCCTGCTCGGGCACACCCTGGACGACCAGGCCGAGACCGTGCTGCTGGGGCTCGGGCGGGGCTCGGGGGCGCGGAGCCTGGCCGGGATGCCGGCTCGGCGCGGGGTGTTCCGGCGGCCCTTCCTCGGGGTGCGGCGGGAGGTCGTCGCGCGGGCCGGGCAGGCCCTGGGGCTGCACCCGTGGCACGACCCGGCGAACGACGACCCGGTCTACACCCGGGTGCGGGTGCGGCAACTGGCCCCCGCGCTGGAGCAGGCGCTCGGGCCTGGGGTGGCGCAGGCGCTGGCGCGCAGTGCGGCGATGCTGCGCGAGGACGCGGACGCGCTGGACGCGCTCGCGGCTGAACTGGTGGCGGTGGTCACGGTTTCCGGGGAGCTCGAGGATGTTCCGGGCCGTGCGGACCGTGCGGACCGTGCGGGGCTTGAGGGTCGTGCGGGGCTCGACGGTCGTGCCGGGCTTGAGGACGGCGTGGTCGCGGGGGAGCCCGGCGTCCGGGCCGTCGTGGGCCCGTTGCGGGACGCCCTGCCCGCCCTGCGGCGCCGGGCGCTGCTCGAGCTGGCCCGCCGGGCCGGATGCCCGTCCGGGGGGCTCGGGCACCGGCACGCGCTGGCCCTGGAGCGGCTGGTGCTCACCGGTCGGGGCCGGGTCGACCTCCCGGGTGGGGTCCTCGCCCGGGTCGACCGGGGGCCGGGCCCCCGGCTGAGCCTGTGCCGCCGGATTGTGGCAGGCTGA